In Arthrobacter sp. SLBN-112, a genomic segment contains:
- the glgX gene encoding glycogen debranching protein GlgX — MVMPLFDTASTMDASSAVPLGVSVPRVDSGGTRHHAGGRANVACFAPSVTSLDIVYCPPGGQWRSRTLPNVVRGVHHGIVEDLPYGSRYGFRPSADRRPLPPYAPAVLGDDAGNPPLLLDPYGRGVEQKDGVLATVRTAPDFDWGADERPALPWRNTILYEAHVRGQSKLHPDVPEELRGTYAGMAHPAVLEHLTSLGVTAVQLLPVHFHLDEPHLQDLGLTNYWGYNTAAFFALHPGYATRAAREAGPQAVQDEFKDMVKAMHAAGLEVILDVVYNHTAEGTQDGPVLNFRGLGEQAYYRMDSHGKYVDTTGCGNTLNFGEPHVVQMVVDSLRYWVDEFHVDGFRFDLAVTLCRNAANEFDPNHPFLTTIAADPVLSGVKLIAEPWDIGDGGWQTGRFPSRWVDWNDHFRDAVRTFWLADRAAMDAGGDGGTMARLADSLSGSAGLFQASGRSRLASVNFVTAHDGFTMNDLVSFDRKHNEDNGEENRDGHGDNRSYNHGVEGPTENGLILAKRAQSRRNLMATLMVSLGVPMITAGDELARTQQGNNNAYCQDSPMTWLDWTLTPEAHEMLRSTKRFIRLRKEFLAAQPHDFPVRDEQSYLYWFDQHGQPMSAERWNDPHHRVLQLLLGDDGGALAGLVVVNGGATDVQITLPDLGRATPSLFELRLTTSPLHEQRQGIRVASGETDLAEANSISIYRT, encoded by the coding sequence ATGGTCATGCCGCTTTTCGACACCGCATCCACCATGGACGCCTCCTCGGCGGTTCCCCTCGGTGTCAGTGTTCCGCGCGTTGATTCGGGCGGAACGCGCCACCACGCCGGCGGCCGCGCCAACGTTGCCTGTTTCGCCCCGTCCGTGACCAGCCTGGATATTGTCTACTGCCCTCCGGGCGGCCAGTGGCGGTCCCGGACCCTGCCAAACGTGGTGCGCGGCGTCCACCACGGCATCGTCGAGGACCTGCCGTACGGATCGCGGTACGGGTTCCGCCCATCCGCTGACCGCCGGCCCTTGCCGCCGTATGCTCCTGCGGTCCTTGGGGACGACGCCGGGAACCCGCCCTTGCTGCTGGACCCGTACGGCCGGGGAGTAGAACAGAAGGACGGCGTCCTGGCTACTGTCCGCACCGCTCCCGACTTCGATTGGGGGGCGGACGAACGGCCGGCCCTGCCGTGGCGTAACACCATCCTCTATGAAGCCCATGTCCGGGGCCAGAGCAAGCTTCACCCCGACGTGCCCGAAGAACTGAGGGGCACCTACGCCGGCATGGCCCACCCGGCCGTGCTGGAGCACCTCACCAGCCTGGGCGTCACCGCCGTGCAGCTGCTCCCCGTGCATTTCCACCTTGATGAGCCGCACCTGCAGGATTTGGGGCTTACCAACTACTGGGGCTACAACACCGCCGCTTTCTTTGCCCTGCACCCCGGCTACGCCACCCGTGCTGCCCGGGAAGCGGGCCCGCAGGCTGTCCAGGACGAATTCAAGGACATGGTCAAGGCCATGCACGCCGCCGGGCTCGAAGTCATCCTCGACGTCGTCTACAACCACACGGCGGAGGGCACCCAAGATGGTCCGGTCCTGAACTTCCGCGGCCTTGGGGAGCAGGCGTACTACCGGATGGACAGCCACGGAAAGTACGTGGACACCACCGGGTGCGGCAACACCTTGAACTTTGGCGAACCGCACGTGGTCCAGATGGTGGTCGATTCGCTGCGGTACTGGGTGGACGAGTTCCACGTTGACGGTTTCCGGTTCGACCTTGCCGTCACCCTCTGCCGGAACGCTGCGAACGAGTTCGACCCCAACCACCCGTTCCTCACCACCATCGCTGCGGATCCCGTCCTTTCCGGAGTCAAGCTGATCGCTGAGCCGTGGGACATTGGCGACGGCGGCTGGCAGACCGGGCGGTTCCCGTCGAGGTGGGTGGACTGGAACGACCACTTCCGGGACGCCGTGCGGACCTTCTGGCTGGCAGACCGTGCAGCCATGGATGCCGGCGGGGACGGCGGAACCATGGCCAGGCTCGCCGATTCGTTGTCCGGTTCTGCCGGCCTCTTCCAGGCATCGGGCCGCTCGCGTTTGGCGTCGGTCAATTTCGTTACCGCCCACGACGGCTTCACCATGAACGACCTCGTCTCCTTCGACCGGAAGCACAACGAGGACAACGGTGAGGAGAACCGGGACGGTCACGGAGACAACCGCAGCTACAACCACGGGGTGGAGGGGCCCACCGAGAACGGCCTGATCCTGGCCAAGCGCGCGCAGTCCCGCCGCAACCTCATGGCGACGCTGATGGTTTCGCTCGGAGTCCCCATGATTACGGCCGGCGACGAGTTGGCCAGGACGCAGCAGGGAAACAACAACGCCTACTGCCAGGACAGCCCCATGACCTGGCTTGACTGGACGTTGACTCCGGAGGCGCACGAAATGCTGCGCAGCACCAAGCGGTTCATCCGGTTGCGCAAAGAGTTCCTGGCCGCCCAGCCCCACGATTTTCCCGTCCGCGACGAACAGTCCTACCTGTACTGGTTTGACCAGCACGGCCAGCCCATGTCCGCCGAGCGGTGGAACGATCCGCACCACCGCGTCCTGCAGCTTCTGCTGGGGGATGACGGCGGTGCCCTCGCCGGCCTGGTAGTGGTGAACGGCGGCGCCACGGATGTTCAGATCACGCTGCCGGACCTTGGGCGGGCAACACCGAGCCTCTTCGAGCTGCGCCTGACCACATCGCCCCTCCACGAGCAGCGGCAGGGCATTCGGGTTGCCTCCGGCGAGACCGACCTTGCAGAGGCCAATTCCATCAGCATTTACCGCACCTAG
- the rlmB gene encoding 23S rRNA (guanosine(2251)-2'-O)-methyltransferase RlmB produces the protein MANNGRRSVKAKKGPTIGTGGHGRKALEGKGPTPKAEDRPYHKAHKAKQLSERSAAKRGTGARSAGAAKSGPKGRATEEVVTGRNSVVEALRAGIPAKALHVAIRIEMDDRVKESLKLAAERGIPLLETGKPELDRMTDDAVHQGLVLQIPPYEYQDAYELAEETLEKWKKGHVSNAPLFVALDGITDPRNLGAIIRSVSAFSGHGVIVPERRSVGVTASAWKTSAGAAVRVPVARASNLNNALKQFKGMGIFVLGLDGDGDVSLPDLTLATEPVCIVVGSEGKGLSRLVRENCDQIVSIPIDSAMESLNASMAVGISLYEVSRQRAAG, from the coding sequence ATGGCCAACAATGGTCGCCGATCGGTTAAAGCGAAGAAGGGCCCAACCATCGGAACCGGTGGCCATGGCCGCAAGGCCCTCGAAGGCAAGGGGCCCACGCCCAAAGCCGAGGACCGTCCGTACCACAAGGCGCACAAAGCCAAGCAGCTTTCCGAGCGGTCCGCTGCCAAGCGCGGAACGGGCGCCCGCAGTGCCGGTGCCGCCAAGTCCGGTCCCAAGGGCCGCGCCACCGAGGAAGTGGTTACCGGCCGCAACTCCGTGGTTGAAGCGCTCCGCGCCGGCATCCCCGCGAAGGCCCTGCACGTGGCCATCCGAATCGAGATGGACGACCGCGTCAAGGAGTCCCTGAAACTCGCCGCCGAACGCGGCATCCCGCTGCTCGAAACCGGCAAGCCCGAGCTGGACCGCATGACCGACGACGCAGTGCACCAGGGCCTGGTGCTCCAGATTCCGCCGTACGAATACCAGGACGCCTACGAGCTGGCTGAGGAAACGCTGGAGAAGTGGAAGAAGGGGCACGTCAGCAACGCGCCACTCTTCGTCGCTCTTGACGGCATCACCGATCCCCGGAACCTGGGTGCGATCATCCGTTCCGTCTCCGCTTTCAGCGGCCACGGCGTCATCGTGCCCGAGCGCCGTTCCGTAGGTGTCACGGCCTCCGCCTGGAAGACCAGCGCCGGCGCGGCCGTCCGCGTCCCGGTTGCGCGCGCCTCCAACCTGAACAACGCCCTGAAGCAGTTCAAGGGCATGGGCATTTTCGTGCTGGGGCTCGACGGCGACGGCGACGTCTCGCTGCCCGACCTCACCCTGGCCACCGAGCCTGTGTGCATCGTGGTGGGCTCCGAGGGGAAGGGCTTGAGCCGCCTGGTCCGGGAAAACTGCGACCAGATCGTCTCCATCCCGATCGACTCCGCCATGGAGTCACTCAACGCCTCCATGGCAGTGGGCATCTCGTTGTACGAGGTCTCACGCCAGCGCGCGGCGGGGTAG
- the cysS gene encoding cysteine--tRNA ligase: MTLRFYDTASAEVRNFIPIVEGKASLYYCGATVQGMPHVGHIRSAIAFDQLTRWLQFRGLRVTVVRNVTDIDDKILAKSEASFAPAFSPEPGEVPREEWWALAYRYEQEFLKAYDTLGVSRPTYEPRATGHIPEMHALIQQLIERGHAYPALDDSGDVYFDVRSWNKYGALTRQNIDDMQAAPDADPRGKKDPRDFALWKGSKAGEPATASWASPWGAGRPGWHLECSAMVTKYLGTAFDIHGGGLDLRFPHHENEMAQSQAAGHPFANFWMHNGMVTYQGEKMSKSIGNTISPTEMLELASPRVVRYYLGQAHYRSVLDYRPTSLQEAAAAVERVDGFLAKAVARFGTDAGLLVAGSGSGSDALVTFSAAMDDDLNVPRALAALHETVRAGNTALADGDDDAARTAMDAVVTMTDVLGLNAVAGSEKASTREAEALGVLVEAQLAARAAARAAKDWAASDAIRDTLNQAGVVVEDGPDGATWSLKRD; the protein is encoded by the coding sequence GTGACCCTGCGCTTCTATGACACTGCCTCCGCCGAAGTCCGGAATTTCATCCCCATCGTCGAGGGCAAGGCCAGCCTCTACTACTGCGGGGCCACGGTGCAGGGAATGCCGCACGTTGGCCACATCCGCTCCGCCATCGCCTTCGACCAGCTGACGCGCTGGCTGCAGTTCAGGGGCCTGCGCGTCACGGTTGTCCGCAACGTCACGGACATTGACGACAAGATCCTCGCCAAGTCCGAGGCTTCCTTCGCGCCGGCGTTCAGCCCCGAGCCGGGAGAAGTGCCGCGCGAGGAATGGTGGGCCCTGGCGTACCGCTACGAGCAGGAATTCCTGAAGGCCTACGACACCCTGGGCGTCTCACGCCCCACGTACGAGCCCCGGGCCACCGGGCACATCCCTGAGATGCATGCCCTGATCCAGCAGCTCATCGAGCGCGGCCACGCCTATCCCGCCTTGGACGATTCCGGGGACGTGTACTTCGATGTCCGCTCGTGGAATAAGTACGGCGCCCTCACCCGGCAAAACATCGATGACATGCAGGCAGCGCCCGACGCCGACCCCCGCGGCAAGAAGGATCCCCGCGACTTTGCGCTGTGGAAGGGTTCCAAGGCAGGAGAGCCGGCCACCGCCAGCTGGGCCTCGCCCTGGGGCGCAGGACGGCCCGGCTGGCACCTTGAGTGCTCGGCCATGGTCACCAAATACCTGGGCACCGCGTTCGACATCCACGGCGGAGGCCTGGACCTGCGCTTCCCGCACCACGAAAACGAGATGGCGCAGTCACAGGCGGCAGGACACCCGTTCGCCAACTTCTGGATGCACAACGGCATGGTGACGTACCAGGGCGAAAAGATGTCCAAGTCCATTGGCAACACCATCAGCCCCACGGAAATGCTGGAACTCGCATCCCCCCGGGTTGTCCGCTATTACCTCGGCCAGGCCCATTACCGCTCCGTCCTGGACTACCGGCCCACGTCGCTGCAGGAAGCCGCTGCCGCCGTCGAACGCGTTGATGGGTTCCTGGCGAAGGCCGTGGCGCGCTTCGGTACTGACGCCGGCCTCCTGGTGGCCGGCTCCGGTTCCGGGAGTGATGCACTGGTCACTTTTTCCGCCGCGATGGACGACGACCTGAACGTCCCGCGTGCCCTGGCGGCGCTGCACGAGACCGTGCGGGCCGGAAATACCGCCCTGGCGGACGGCGACGACGATGCTGCCCGCACGGCGATGGACGCCGTCGTCACCATGACCGATGTCCTGGGGCTCAACGCCGTTGCCGGCTCCGAAAAGGCCAGTACCCGGGAAGCCGAGGCCCTGGGCGTCCTGGTGGAGGCGCAGCTCGCTGCCCGCGCCGCTGCCCGCGCCGCCAAGGACTGGGCGGCATCCGACGCAATCCGGGACACCCTCAACCAGGCCGGAGTCGTCGTGGAAGACGGCCCGGACGGTGCCACCTGGAGCCTCAAGCGGGACTGA
- the ispF gene encoding 2-C-methyl-D-erythritol 2,4-cyclodiphosphate synthase encodes MILPRTGVGIDVHAYAGQDEGRPLWLGGLLWPGERGLAGHSDADPVAHAAADALFSAAGIGDLGTHFGTDRPEFAGASGVTLLAEAARIVRAAGFEIGNIAVQFVANRPKFGPRREEAQEVLTAAAGAPVSVTATTSDGLGFTGRGEGISAVATALVYPRPRETIG; translated from the coding sequence ATGATCCTCCCGCGGACCGGAGTGGGAATCGACGTCCATGCCTACGCCGGCCAGGACGAGGGCCGCCCGTTGTGGCTGGGCGGACTCCTCTGGCCCGGCGAACGCGGCCTCGCCGGACACTCTGACGCCGACCCCGTCGCCCACGCCGCGGCGGACGCGCTGTTCTCCGCCGCCGGCATCGGCGACCTTGGCACCCACTTCGGTACCGACCGCCCGGAATTCGCCGGCGCGTCCGGGGTGACCCTGCTCGCGGAGGCTGCTCGGATAGTCCGGGCCGCGGGTTTCGAGATCGGCAATATCGCCGTGCAATTCGTGGCCAACCGGCCCAAATTCGGTCCGCGCCGGGAAGAGGCGCAGGAAGTCCTCACCGCCGCCGCCGGTGCGCCGGTGAGCGTGACTGCCACCACCAGCGACGGCCTGGGATTCACCGGCCGGGGCGAGGGTATCTCCGCAGTGGCCACCGCATTGGTGTACCCGCGGCCCCGGGAAACCATCGGCTAG
- the ispD gene encoding 2-C-methyl-D-erythritol 4-phosphate cytidylyltransferase, which yields MSESTPLVTGVIVVAAGSGQRLGYGMPKAAVPLGGEPILMHALRGIVASGVASQVCVVLPAGDEGLRRLCGDFREELADGGPLLTLVDGGATRADSVRAGMAALMDGTEAVLVHDAARALTPESVFHRVSEALAAGAAAVIPVLHVVDTVKTVAATSGEDSVFAPEVVTGTARREELRAVQTPQGFTLNTLVQAHQAAQGLDQQQSAAVTDDAMLVEMLGTPVYAVRGSTQSLKITTPLDLIFAEGLLEGPLGARWVEG from the coding sequence ATGAGTGAATCAACGCCCCTGGTCACGGGAGTCATCGTGGTGGCCGCCGGTTCCGGGCAACGGCTCGGCTACGGCATGCCCAAAGCGGCTGTGCCGCTCGGGGGCGAGCCGATCCTGATGCATGCCCTGCGGGGTATCGTCGCCTCCGGTGTCGCAAGCCAGGTATGCGTGGTGCTCCCGGCAGGAGACGAGGGCTTGCGCCGCCTCTGCGGCGACTTCCGGGAGGAACTGGCCGACGGCGGTCCCCTCCTGACCCTGGTGGACGGCGGCGCCACCCGCGCCGACTCCGTCCGCGCCGGTATGGCTGCCCTAATGGACGGCACGGAAGCCGTGCTGGTCCACGATGCTGCCCGGGCGCTGACCCCCGAGTCCGTCTTCCACCGCGTATCAGAAGCCCTTGCCGCGGGCGCTGCCGCGGTTATCCCCGTGCTTCACGTCGTGGACACGGTCAAGACCGTTGCCGCTACCTCGGGGGAGGACAGCGTGTTCGCACCGGAGGTGGTCACCGGAACAGCCCGGCGCGAGGAACTGCGGGCCGTGCAGACCCCCCAAGGATTCACACTCAATACCCTGGTGCAGGCACACCAGGCCGCGCAGGGGCTGGACCAGCAGCAATCGGCGGCCGTCACCGACGACGCCATGCTTGTGGAGATGCTGGGTACACCGGTCTACGCTGTCCGCGGTTCAACCCAGTCCCTCAAGATCACCACGCCGCTTGACCTGATCTTTGCCGAAGGCCTCCTCGAGGGCCCCCTCGGTGCCCGGTGGGTGGAAGGATGA
- a CDS encoding CarD family transcriptional regulator, which translates to MVFEVGETVVYPHHGAAKIEEIKMRTIKGEEKMYLKLKVAQGDLTIEVPAENVDLVGVRDVVGKEGLEHVFDVLRAEFTEEPTNWSRRYKANLEKLASGDVIKVAEVVRDLWRRDHDRGLSAGEKRMLAKARQILISELALAEKTDEEKAASVLDEVLAS; encoded by the coding sequence ATGGTATTTGAGGTCGGCGAGACAGTAGTTTACCCTCACCACGGTGCTGCGAAGATTGAAGAAATCAAGATGCGCACCATCAAGGGCGAAGAGAAAATGTATCTCAAGCTCAAGGTGGCTCAGGGTGATCTGACCATTGAAGTTCCAGCAGAAAACGTTGATCTTGTTGGGGTTCGGGACGTAGTGGGCAAGGAAGGCCTGGAGCACGTGTTTGATGTGCTTCGCGCCGAGTTCACCGAGGAACCCACCAACTGGTCACGCAGGTACAAGGCAAATCTGGAGAAGCTTGCTTCCGGTGACGTCATCAAGGTGGCGGAGGTCGTTCGCGACCTGTGGCGCCGGGATCACGACCGGGGCCTTTCCGCAGGCGAGAAGCGAATGCTGGCCAAGGCCCGCCAAATTCTGATTTCAGAACTGGCGCTGGCTGAAAAGACCGACGAGGAGAAGGCAGCAAGCGTTCTCGACGAGGTCCTGGCTTCCTAA
- a CDS encoding response regulator transcription factor, with translation MSRILIVEDEESFSDPLSYLLGKEGFEVEVVDNGLDAITEFDRNGADLVLLDLQLPGLSGTEVCRQLRQRSSVPVIMLTAKDSEIDKVVGLELGADDYVTKPYSSRELVARVRAVLRRQGEPEELISATVQAGPVRMDIERHVVSVDGEQVLLPLKEFELLEMLLRNSGRVLTRGQLIDRVWGSDYVGDTKTLDVHVKRLRGKIEPDPSAPRFLVTVRGLGYKFEP, from the coding sequence TTGAGCAGGATTTTGATTGTGGAGGACGAGGAGTCATTCAGCGATCCCTTGTCCTATTTGCTGGGCAAGGAAGGGTTCGAGGTTGAGGTGGTGGACAACGGCCTCGACGCGATCACCGAGTTTGACCGCAACGGTGCCGACCTGGTTCTGCTGGACCTGCAGCTGCCCGGACTGTCCGGCACCGAGGTGTGCCGCCAGCTCCGCCAACGTTCCAGCGTTCCGGTGATCATGCTGACAGCCAAGGACTCCGAGATCGACAAAGTGGTGGGCCTGGAGCTCGGTGCGGACGACTACGTCACCAAGCCCTATTCCTCCCGCGAACTGGTGGCCCGCGTCAGGGCGGTCTTGCGGCGCCAGGGGGAACCGGAGGAACTGATTTCCGCGACGGTCCAGGCCGGCCCGGTCCGGATGGACATCGAACGGCACGTGGTCAGCGTGGACGGCGAGCAGGTCCTGCTGCCGCTGAAGGAATTTGAGCTCCTGGAGATGCTCCTGCGCAACTCGGGGCGGGTCCTGACCCGTGGGCAGCTGATTGACCGGGTCTGGGGCTCGGACTACGTTGGCGACACCAAGACCCTTGATGTCCATGTGAAGCGCCTCCGCGGCAAGATCGAACCCGATCCCTCCGCCCCCCGCTTCCTGGTCACCGTTCGCGGCCTCGGCTACAAGTTCGAACCCTAG
- a CDS encoding ATP-binding protein — protein sequence MLIGLVAGLVGLALGTFGVLAFRVSEKQRELLEVDAGEPALPDGAAEVLAVVGRAFVVLDDVDGVVRASPAAYAYGLVRGHTVVHKELLDMTAGVRRDGVILEKQLELPRGPLGQGTIIVQVRAAMLGEEYILLLADDRTEITRTEEIRNDFVANVSHELKTPVGAISLLAEALESSADDEEAVRRFAKRMHKESARLAALVQDIIELSRLQGASVTQQGGPVDINAVIAEAVDRSQLPAESKNISIVVGGRTEGKVFGDQDLLVTALRNLIDNAIRYSPANTRVGIGVRSREGLVSISVTDQGDGLTPEDQERVFERFYRVDAARSRQTGGTGLGLSIVKHVASNHGGEVTLWSQPGQGSTFTLRLPEMEGQDGDRPVPDAPALASAREAAGRPTLTQVPRAAGATERGASA from the coding sequence ATGCTCATTGGTCTGGTCGCCGGCCTTGTAGGCCTGGCGCTTGGCACGTTCGGCGTGCTTGCGTTCCGGGTCAGCGAGAAGCAGCGCGAGCTGCTGGAGGTTGATGCCGGTGAACCCGCGCTGCCGGACGGTGCGGCAGAGGTGCTGGCCGTCGTCGGGCGTGCCTTCGTGGTGCTGGACGACGTCGACGGCGTTGTCCGCGCCAGCCCGGCTGCCTACGCCTACGGCCTGGTCCGCGGCCACACGGTGGTCCACAAGGAACTCCTGGACATGACGGCGGGCGTCCGGCGGGACGGCGTCATCCTGGAGAAGCAGCTGGAGCTGCCGCGTGGCCCGCTGGGGCAGGGGACCATCATCGTGCAGGTCCGGGCAGCCATGCTTGGTGAGGAATACATCCTGCTCCTTGCAGATGACCGGACCGAGATTACCCGCACGGAAGAGATCCGCAACGACTTCGTCGCCAACGTCTCGCATGAGCTGAAGACGCCCGTTGGCGCGATCTCCCTGCTGGCTGAGGCGCTCGAATCTTCCGCGGACGACGAAGAAGCCGTGCGCAGGTTCGCCAAGCGGATGCATAAGGAATCAGCCCGCCTCGCCGCGCTGGTCCAGGACATCATCGAACTGTCCCGGCTGCAGGGCGCCAGTGTGACGCAGCAAGGCGGCCCCGTGGACATCAACGCGGTCATCGCCGAGGCCGTCGACCGGTCGCAGCTGCCCGCCGAAAGCAAGAACATCAGCATTGTGGTGGGCGGCCGCACCGAGGGCAAGGTCTTCGGCGACCAGGACCTGCTGGTCACGGCGCTGCGCAACCTCATCGACAACGCCATCCGGTATTCGCCCGCGAACACCAGGGTAGGCATTGGCGTGCGTTCCAGGGAGGGCCTGGTGTCCATCTCGGTGACAGACCAGGGGGACGGGCTCACGCCCGAGGACCAGGAACGCGTCTTCGAGCGCTTCTACCGTGTGGATGCCGCCCGTTCACGACAGACCGGCGGCACCGGCCTGGGCCTGAGCATCGTCAAGCACGTGGCATCTAACCATGGCGGCGAGGTAACGCTCTGGTCCCAGCCCGGCCAAGGGTCAACTTTCACGCTGCGGCTTCCCGAGATGGAGGGACAGGACGGCGACCGTCCTGTCCCCGACGCACCGGCACTGGCGTCGGCGCGGGAGGCAGCAGGCCGGCCGACTCTCACCCAAGTACCCCGCGCCGCCGGCGCAACAGAACGAGGAGCTAGCGCTTGA